In Polaribacter pacificus, the genomic window TGACGGTGTCCATATAGGACATCAAAAGATTATTGAGCAGTTGGTGCAAAATGCCAAAAAGCTCAATAAAAAATCGGTGCTACTCACTTTTTTTCCACATCCGCGGATGGTCTTACAGAAGGAAGCTAAAATTGAATTGATTAATACCATTGATGAAAGAGCTGTTCTTTTAGAAAAAACAGGGCTTGATTGCCTAATCATTCATCCTTTTAGCAAAGAGTTTTCTCGAATGACCGCCCTAGAGTTTGTAAGAGATGTATTGGTTAATCAACTACACACTTCAAAACTTATTATTGGCTACGATCATCACTTTGGAAAAAACCGAGAAGGGAATTTAGAGCAACTAACAGAATACAGTCATGTATATGGGTTTGAAGTTGCAGAAATCCCCGCTCAAGATATTGACGATGTCTCTGTGAGCTCTACAAAAATAAGAAAGGCTTTGGCCAACAAACATATTGAAACGGCCAATCGTTATTTAGGATACAATTTTACACTGAACGGAACCGTGGTGAACGGCAAAAAGTTAGGAGGCAAAATTGGATACCCAACAGCCAATATTTCTGTTGCAGAAGACTATAAACTGATCCCTAAAACAGGGGTTTATGTAGTGCAATCAAAAATAAACAACAAACGGGTTTATGGAATGATGAACATTGGCTTTAGACCTACTGTAGATGGAGACCATCAAACCATAGAAGTACATTTCTTTGATTTTGATGAAAATCTCTATGGTCAAAAACTTCAAATAGAATTGCGTTATTTTTTAAGAGATGAAATTAAATTTGACTCTGTAGAGATGTTAATTTTACAACTTCAAAAAGACAAAAAAGAAGCCTTAGACTACCTTCATAACAATCTCTAATTCTACATTGGTAAATTGTAGCAGTTCCTGTATCTTTGCGGTTCTTAAAACTCAAAAAGAATGTTACAAGTTCAATTTATTAGAGAAAACAAAGAAATTGTTTTAAACGGGTTAGCAAAAAGAAATTTTGCCAATGCCGAAACCATGATTGATGCTGTACTTGCTGCAGATGAACAACGTAGAGCGACACAAGTATCCCTTGATACAGTATTAGAAGAATCTAATAAGCTTTCCAAAGAAATTGGACATTTTTTTAAATCGGGTGAACGTCAAAAAGCCAATCTTTTAAAAGAAAAAACAGTTCAGTTAAAAGAACAATCTAAAGAGCTGACTGAGGCCCTTAATAAAGTTTCTGACGAGTTACAAAACTTACTTTTTCAGATTCCAAACGTACCTCATGCATCTGTGGTTGCGGGTACATCAGAAGAAGACAATGAAATAATTTTTAGCGAAGGCATCATTCCAAATCTTGGTGAAGATGCGCTTCCTCATTGGGAGCTGGCAAAAAAATACGACATCATTGATTTTGAATTAGGAACAAAAATAACCGGAGCTGGCTTCCCTGTTTATAAAGGAAAAGGTGCTCGTTTACAACGCGCGCTAATCAATTATTTTTTAGATAAAAACATTGCAGCAGGTTACAAAGAATATCAGGTACCTCATTTAATCAATGAGGCTTCTGGAATTGGCACGGGTCAATTACCAGACAAGGAAGGTCAGATGTATCATGTGGGTGTTGATGATTTATACTTAATTCCAACAGCCGAAGTGCCTATTACCAACATGTTTCGCGGTAATTTAATTTCTGAAGATGATTTTCCAATACTTTGTACTGGATACACTCCTTGTTTTAGAAGAGAAGCTGGAAGCTACGGAGCTCATGTTAGAGGCTTAAATAGGTTGCATCAATTTGACAAGGTAGAAATTGTAAGGATAGAGCACCCCGATAATTCATATCAGGCTTTAAATGGTATGGTAGAGCATATTAAAGAGATCCTAAGAGAATTAAAATTGCCTTATAGAATATTGCGTTTGTGTGGAAGTGATACCGGTTTTACATCGGCATTGACCTTTGATTTTGAATTGTTTTCTACCGCGCAAGATCGTTGGCTAGAAATTAGCTCAGCTTCTAATTTTGAAACCTTTCAGGCCAATAGATTAAAGTTACGCTATAAAAATAAAGAAGGAAAAAGCCAATTGGTACACACCTTAAACGGAAGCTCTCTAGCATTGCCTAGAGTATTGGCTGGGATTTTAGAAAATTACCAAACAGCCGATGGAATAAAAATACCAGATGTATTAGTTCCATATTGTGGCTTTGACACAATTAATTAATCTTTTAAAAAGTGCGTTTGATATCAAGCGCACTTTTTAGTTAGCAACAACTGCCAACATCATTCTCTTATAGTTATTCATGGCTATCAATGCATTTAAATAAGCAGCTATTTGGCCGTTTTTCATAAACTGTATAGAATCTTTTTTTGCGCTTTCGTATTGTTTTTTTAGTTCTTTCATGATCTTCAATAGTTAGTGATTATATTAAGTAGACAACTTTTGTGCCAAAATGTTACATCAAATACTAAAAAATCATGCTGCTTTAGGAATATTTTAACGTTTTTGTTGATTATCTTTGGAATACATGAAAAAGCTATTCATCCTTTTTTTACTATTAATCAGTCAAGTGATTTTTGCTCAAAGTGAACTTCTTTTGGCTGAAAATTACTTTCGCAAAGGCGAGTATGAAAAAGCAGAACAACTGTATCAGTTGTTATTTGATAAGAACCCACAAAACACAACCTATCTTAAACGATTGATTTCTTGTTTTCAGGAAACAGCAAAATTTACTGCCGCAGAAGAACTGCTTCAAAAACAGTTAACAAAAAGACCTAATGAAACGTATTTATATGTAGAATTGGGTTATAATTATGATCGACAACAACTAAAAGAACAGGCAACTACTCAGTACAAAAAAGCTTTAGAATCAATAGATAAATACCCAGAGTTTGGTGGATATATTGCTCGGCTGTTTAAAGAAAATTCTCTCTTGGATTTTGCTATCGAAGCCTATCAAAAGACCATGCAACTGAACCCTGATTTAAACTACAATTTTCAGATTGCTCAAATTTATGGAGAGCAAGGTTCCTTTGAAAAAATGTTTACAGCCTATATAAATTTGCTAAACACCAATGACGCCTACTTGCCAACGGTTCAGCGATTTACAAGCCCTTATATTACAGATGATCCAGAGGATAAAAACAATATACTGTTTAAAAAAGTAGTCATCAAAAAATCAATCAGCAATCCAAAAAATGTATGGAATCAATTGTTGAGTTGGGTTTTTACTCAGCAAAAAGAATACGACAAAGCCTTTATCCAAGAAAAGGCCTTGTTTCAAAGAAATCCGGAGTTTATTAATAACATCATCAATTTAGGGGTGCTAGCCTATAAGGCAGAGGATTATAAAATTGCACAAGAATGCTTTGACTTTGTCAAAGAAAAAAGTCCTTTGGGGGATTATAAACGAATTGCAGCTAGCTATGTGCTTCAGATTGCCATAGAAGTAAAACAACCAGATATTGACAAGCTCTTTAGTGCTTTTTTTGATGAATTTGGGCAAAACAGCAGCACCTTTCAGGCACAATTGCTCTATGCAAACTACCTAACCTTTCAAAAAGATCAAACAGATAAAGCCATCTTGGTTTTAAACGAGGCCATGAAGCATACCACCTCTAAATTTAACCATGCAAAAGTAAAGCTTCAATTGGGTGATATTTACGTATATCTTGGAAAGTTTAACAAAGCCTTGATTGAATTCTCTAAAGTACAAACCAGTATTAAAGACCATCCTATCTCACAAGAAGCGCGATTTAAAGTAGCGCAAACATCCTACTTTAAAAATGATTTTGATTGGGCCAAGGCACAACTCAAGGTGTTAAAAGCTTCTACAACACAGCTAATCGCCAATGATGCTTTAGAATTGTTTTTGATTATTTCTAACAACCAACCAAAAGATTCTACAGACCTGAGTTTAAATAAATATGCAAAAACGGATTTGTTGGCCTTTCAGGAAAAAAATGAAGCAGCCATATTGGGCTTACAAAGTTTACTTAATGAGTATAAGGGCTATCCGATAGAAGACGAAGCGCTCTACAAACAAGCCGGATTATTTGTAAAAACAAATCAATTAGAGAGCGCCATTAAAAACTACCTTCAACTAATCGCTATAAACAAAGAAGGAATTTTGGTAGATGATGCCTATTATCAACTAGCCGAACTCTATTCTACAAAATTAAATAACACAGAAAAGGCTTCAGAATACTATCAAAAGATTATTTTTGAACATCCTTCTAGTATTTATTTGGTTGATGCTAGAAAAAAATTCAGGAAATTAAGAGGAGATGCAGTTCAATAAAACGAGCTCATTAAAACCATTAAAAATATATCCACCTTTTTAATAAAAACCTATATGTATATCTATAATGTAACCATCAATATTGACGAAAGTATTCACGATACTTGGCTTACTTGGATTCATCAACACATTCCAGAGGTACTGGCGACAGGCAAATTTGTAAATGCCAAGCTTACTCAAGTTTTGGTTGAAGAAGAGATGGGCGGCATAACTTATGCGGTACAATACCAAGCAAAATCACGTGAAGATTTAGATAGTTATTACAAGGATCATGCTGATTCATTGCGCGGTGATGCGCTTCAAAAATTTGCAGATAAGATAGTCTCATTCAGAACTGAATTGAAAATAGTAAACGAATTTTATCCAAAATAACCACCAATACACAATGAGCGTAAAGGCAAAAAAACACTTAGGGCAGCATTTTTTAACGGATGAAGACATCGCTAAAAAAATTGCAAATTCATTAGAAGGAACCAACTATGATCACGTCTTAGAAATTGGTCCTGGAATGGGTGTGCTCACAAAGTATTTATTGCAAAACAAGCCCAAAGTAACTGTAATGGAACTCGATAGAGAATCAGTGGCCTATCTCAAAGATACCTTTCCTTTAGAGCACTTACAATTAAACACTACCAAAGAAAATTTTAACATCCTTGAAGGTGATTTTTTAAAGCATGATCTCAGTGAGTTATTTCAAAAGCAACAGGTCGCTATCATCGGTAATTTTCCGTATAATATTTCTACTCAAATTGTTTTTAAAGCACTAGAAAACAGAGCTTATGTACCTGAGTTTTCTGGAATGTTTCAAAAAGAAGTCGCTCAAAGAATTGCAGAAAAAGCAGGAAGCAAAGTCTATGGAATTCTCTCCGTACTAACCCAAGCATTTTACGAGGTTGAATATTTATTTACAGTACCTCCAACGGTTTTTAATCCGCCGCCAAAAGTAGATTCTGGAGTCATTAGAATGACCAGAAAAGAAAATTTTACCTTGCCTGTAGATGAAAAATTGTTTTTTAGAGTGGTAAAGATGGCCTTTAATCAACGAAGAAAAATGCTTCGGAAAAGTCTAAACTCTTTCAATCTTTCGGAAAGCTTAAAGGAAGACCCTATCTTTGCGAAACGCCCAGAACAATTGTCTGTTCAAGAATTTATTTCACTCACCCAAAAATTAATAGAAAATGGCATTTGAAATTACTGATGAGTTTCTAGAAAACCTGGTTGGATTGATCTATGAAAACAATGATCTTGAAATAAAGAAACTTTTTAAAGAAGTCCATTTTGCAGATGTTGCAGAAGTTTTAGACGAAGTTAGTTTTGATGAAGCTATTTATATTATAAAGCTTTTAGATAGTGAAAAAACATCAGAAATTCTTACCGAGCTAGACGAGGATACACGTGAAAAAATTCTAGAAAATCTATCAGCCAAAGAAATTGCAGATGAAGTTGGTGAAATGGACTCTGATGATGCAGCAGATATTATTGGAGAGCTTTCAGAAGAACGTCAAGAGCGCGTAATTAACGCTTTAGAAGATGATGAATTAGCGGCAGACATTAAAGAGTTACTGTCTTATCAAGACAATACTGCAGGTGCATTGATGGCAAAAGAATTGGTTAAAGTCTATGAAACTTGGACCGTAGCTGGCTGTATGCGCAGAATTAGAGGACAGGCCAAAGAAGTAACGAGAGTACATTCTATTTATGTTGTTGATAAAGAAGATAAATTGGTCGGTAGACTGTCTTTAAAAGATTTAATTATCGCTAAATCTGATCAAAAAATTGCTGAAATTTCAAAGGCAAAGGTTGATGCTGTAAATGTGAATGAAGATGATGAAAAGGTTGCTAAAATCATGGCTAAATACGATTTAGAAGCAATCCCGGTTATAGATGACAACAATGTCTTATTGGGTAGAATTACCATTGATGATATTGTCGATGTATTAAAAGAGGAGGCAGACAAAGATTACCAAATGGCAGCAGGGATATCGCAAGATGTTGAGGCCAATGACACCATTTGGGAGCTTACCAAAGCTCGATTGCCTTGGTTAATCTTAGCGCTATTTGGAGGCTTTATCTCGGTCTCTATTTTAGGAGGTTTTGAAACAGCCATGGATACCTATCCTGCTCTGTTTTTCTTTACCCCTTTGATTGCTGCAATGGCAGGAAATGTTGGGGTTCAATCTTCTGCAATTATTGTTCAGGGTTTGGCAAATGACAGTTTAAAAGGCTCCTTGTGGAGACGCTTATTTAAAGAAGTTTTACAAAGTTTAATCAATGGTTTTGTCTTAGCTGCTTTGCTAATGTCTGCAGGAATGCTTTTCTTAGGATTTAAAGTAGAAATCGGAGTTACCGTTGCTATTTCATTAATCTCTGTAATTATGATTGCTTCTATTGTAGGAACATTTGTCCCTATTATTTTAGACAAAAGAGGTGTTGATCCAGCGCTTGCCACTGGTCCTTTTATTACCACCAGCAATGATATTTTTGGAATCTTAATTTACTTTATGATTGCCAAAATAATCCTGGGTTTTTAATCGTTAAAAACGTTTTTGAAAGAGATCCCAAAGTACGATTCCACAACTTACAGAGATGTTTAATGAGTGTTTAGTCCCCAATTGAGGGATTTCTATACACAAATCTGCAGCAGAAACCACTTCTTGTTGAACCCCTTTTACCTCATTGCCCATTACCACAGCATATTTTTGATTTTCTTGAGGCACAAAATCATTGAGCATGGTGCTGTTTTCTGCTTGTTCTATAGCCAAGACCTGAACACCATCTGCCTTTAATTTATTGACCAAGCTTAAGGTATCTGATACATACTCCCAATCTACAGATTCTGTAGCTCCAAGAGCTGTTTTATGAATGTCTTTGTTAGGTGGTGTGGCTGTGATTCCGCAGAGGTAAATTTTTTCGATTAAAAAAGCATCACTAGTTCTAAACACAGAGCCGATATTGTTTAAACTTCTAATATTGTCTAAAACCACAATCAAAGGTGTTTTTGAAACCTCTTTAAAATCAGAAACGGACAATCTGTTGAGTTCGCTATTTTT contains:
- a CDS encoding bifunctional riboflavin kinase/FAD synthetase; the protein is MELIHSLSNYKSSQETIVTIGTFDGVHIGHQKIIEQLVQNAKKLNKKSVLLTFFPHPRMVLQKEAKIELINTIDERAVLLEKTGLDCLIIHPFSKEFSRMTALEFVRDVLVNQLHTSKLIIGYDHHFGKNREGNLEQLTEYSHVYGFEVAEIPAQDIDDVSVSSTKIRKALANKHIETANRYLGYNFTLNGTVVNGKKLGGKIGYPTANISVAEDYKLIPKTGVYVVQSKINNKRVYGMMNIGFRPTVDGDHQTIEVHFFDFDENLYGQKLQIELRYFLRDEIKFDSVEMLILQLQKDKKEALDYLHNNL
- the serS gene encoding serine--tRNA ligase, with product MLQVQFIRENKEIVLNGLAKRNFANAETMIDAVLAADEQRRATQVSLDTVLEESNKLSKEIGHFFKSGERQKANLLKEKTVQLKEQSKELTEALNKVSDELQNLLFQIPNVPHASVVAGTSEEDNEIIFSEGIIPNLGEDALPHWELAKKYDIIDFELGTKITGAGFPVYKGKGARLQRALINYFLDKNIAAGYKEYQVPHLINEASGIGTGQLPDKEGQMYHVGVDDLYLIPTAEVPITNMFRGNLISEDDFPILCTGYTPCFRREAGSYGAHVRGLNRLHQFDKVEIVRIEHPDNSYQALNGMVEHIKEILRELKLPYRILRLCGSDTGFTSALTFDFELFSTAQDRWLEISSASNFETFQANRLKLRYKNKEGKSQLVHTLNGSSLALPRVLAGILENYQTADGIKIPDVLVPYCGFDTIN
- a CDS encoding tetratricopeptide repeat protein is translated as MKKLFILFLLLISQVIFAQSELLLAENYFRKGEYEKAEQLYQLLFDKNPQNTTYLKRLISCFQETAKFTAAEELLQKQLTKRPNETYLYVELGYNYDRQQLKEQATTQYKKALESIDKYPEFGGYIARLFKENSLLDFAIEAYQKTMQLNPDLNYNFQIAQIYGEQGSFEKMFTAYINLLNTNDAYLPTVQRFTSPYITDDPEDKNNILFKKVVIKKSISNPKNVWNQLLSWVFTQQKEYDKAFIQEKALFQRNPEFINNIINLGVLAYKAEDYKIAQECFDFVKEKSPLGDYKRIAASYVLQIAIEVKQPDIDKLFSAFFDEFGQNSSTFQAQLLYANYLTFQKDQTDKAILVLNEAMKHTTSKFNHAKVKLQLGDIYVYLGKFNKALIEFSKVQTSIKDHPISQEARFKVAQTSYFKNDFDWAKAQLKVLKASTTQLIANDALELFLIISNNQPKDSTDLSLNKYAKTDLLAFQEKNEAAILGLQSLLNEYKGYPIEDEALYKQAGLFVKTNQLESAIKNYLQLIAINKEGILVDDAYYQLAELYSTKLNNTEKASEYYQKIIFEHPSSIYLVDARKKFRKLRGDAVQ
- a CDS encoding DUF4286 family protein, coding for MYIYNVTINIDESIHDTWLTWIHQHIPEVLATGKFVNAKLTQVLVEEEMGGITYAVQYQAKSREDLDSYYKDHADSLRGDALQKFADKIVSFRTELKIVNEFYPK
- the rsmA gene encoding 16S rRNA (adenine(1518)-N(6)/adenine(1519)-N(6))-dimethyltransferase RsmA, with the translated sequence MSVKAKKHLGQHFLTDEDIAKKIANSLEGTNYDHVLEIGPGMGVLTKYLLQNKPKVTVMELDRESVAYLKDTFPLEHLQLNTTKENFNILEGDFLKHDLSELFQKQQVAIIGNFPYNISTQIVFKALENRAYVPEFSGMFQKEVAQRIAEKAGSKVYGILSVLTQAFYEVEYLFTVPPTVFNPPPKVDSGVIRMTRKENFTLPVDEKLFFRVVKMAFNQRRKMLRKSLNSFNLSESLKEDPIFAKRPEQLSVQEFISLTQKLIENGI
- the mgtE gene encoding magnesium transporter, with product MAFEITDEFLENLVGLIYENNDLEIKKLFKEVHFADVAEVLDEVSFDEAIYIIKLLDSEKTSEILTELDEDTREKILENLSAKEIADEVGEMDSDDAADIIGELSEERQERVINALEDDELAADIKELLSYQDNTAGALMAKELVKVYETWTVAGCMRRIRGQAKEVTRVHSIYVVDKEDKLVGRLSLKDLIIAKSDQKIAEISKAKVDAVNVNEDDEKVAKIMAKYDLEAIPVIDDNNVLLGRITIDDIVDVLKEEADKDYQMAAGISQDVEANDTIWELTKARLPWLILALFGGFISVSILGGFETAMDTYPALFFFTPLIAAMAGNVGVQSSAIIVQGLANDSLKGSLWRRLFKEVLQSLINGFVLAALLMSAGMLFLGFKVEIGVTVAISLISVIMIASIVGTFVPIILDKRGVDPALATGPFITTSNDIFGILIYFMIAKIILGF
- a CDS encoding RNA methyltransferase; its protein translation is MRKLKNSELNRLSVSDFKEVSKTPLIVVLDNIRSLNNIGSVFRTSDAFLIEKIYLCGITATPPNKDIHKTALGATESVDWEYVSDTLSLVNKLKADGVQVLAIEQAENSTMLNDFVPQENQKYAVVMGNEVKGVQQEVVSAADLCIEIPQLGTKHSLNISVSCGIVLWDLFQKRF